A portion of the Pseudoalteromonas galatheae genome contains these proteins:
- a CDS encoding NfeD family protein, with translation MAFLLEHLAQTLVVLGIACLIVEVAVLGFATFVLFFLGLSLVISGGLMYAGMLDQTWLTALWFNALVTTLLAVFLWKPLRRMQDVTDDKEVTSDFAELTFTLEKDLNAESRIFHTYSGIAWQLKSKQPITAGTQVKVVKKEVGAFWVEPN, from the coding sequence ATGGCCTTTTTACTTGAGCATTTAGCACAAACCTTAGTAGTACTAGGAATTGCTTGCCTAATTGTTGAGGTTGCTGTGCTTGGTTTTGCCACCTTTGTACTGTTCTTTTTAGGTCTGTCTCTGGTGATAAGTGGCGGCTTAATGTATGCAGGTATGCTTGACCAAACTTGGCTGACTGCACTTTGGTTTAATGCGTTAGTCACGACATTACTGGCTGTGTTTTTATGGAAACCACTAAGACGCATGCAAGATGTCACAGACGACAAAGAAGTAACCAGTGATTTTGCTGAGCTTACCTTTACGCTGGAAAAAGACTTGAATGCAGAAAGTCGTATTTTTCATACCTATTCTGGTATTGCGTGGCAACTAAAAAGTAAACAACCTATTACTGCAGGAACGCAAGTCAAAGTGGTTAAAAAAGAGGTTGGAGCGTTTTGGGTAGAGCCAAATTAG
- a CDS encoding SPFH domain-containing protein, whose translation MDPVTLIFDYLFTIQAFLLIFVIVVLKGSIKFVPQNRAWIIERFGKYQSTKEAGLNFILPFIDRVAADRSLKEQAVDVPSQSAITKDNISLIVDGVLYFRVLDPYKATYGVDDYIFAVTQLAQTTMRSELGKMELDKTFEERDLLNTNIVAAINSASDPWGIQVLRYEIKDIVPPNSVMEAMEAQMKAERVKRAQILESEGDRQAAINVAEGKKQAQVLAAEAEKAEQILRAEGEAKAIIAVADAQAEALRKVGEAANTEEGQKAIQLDLATKAIAAKEAIAKESSVVLLPDNGTDASSLVAQGMSIINTLNKKQG comes from the coding sequence ATGGATCCAGTCACACTTATTTTTGATTACCTTTTTACCATCCAAGCGTTTTTATTGATTTTCGTTATTGTGGTACTAAAAGGGAGTATCAAATTTGTCCCGCAGAACCGTGCGTGGATTATTGAACGTTTCGGCAAGTATCAATCCACTAAAGAAGCCGGCCTAAACTTTATTCTGCCATTTATCGACCGCGTAGCGGCCGATAGGAGCTTAAAGGAGCAAGCGGTTGATGTCCCATCTCAATCAGCCATAACTAAAGACAATATTTCATTGATTGTTGATGGTGTACTTTATTTTAGAGTGTTAGATCCGTATAAAGCGACTTACGGTGTTGACGATTATATCTTCGCGGTGACTCAGCTCGCGCAAACCACCATGCGTAGCGAACTGGGTAAAATGGAGTTGGATAAAACCTTTGAAGAGCGAGATTTACTTAATACCAACATCGTCGCCGCCATCAACTCAGCTTCTGATCCTTGGGGCATCCAAGTACTGCGCTACGAGATTAAAGACATTGTGCCACCAAACTCTGTAATGGAAGCAATGGAAGCACAAATGAAGGCTGAGCGTGTGAAACGAGCTCAAATACTAGAGTCAGAGGGTGACCGTCAAGCCGCTATCAACGTCGCGGAAGGTAAGAAGCAAGCGCAGGTGCTTGCAGCTGAAGCCGAAAAGGCAGAGCAGATCCTAAGAGCTGAAGGTGAAGCAAAAGCGATTATTGCCGTTGCAGACGCACAAGCCGAAGCCCTTCGTAAAGTCGGTGAAGCCGCAAATACCGAAGAAGGCCAAAAAGCCATCCAGCTTGACTTAGCAACAAAAGCCATAGCAGCAAAAGAAGCGATAGCTAAAGAATCTTCTGTGGTATTGCTACCAGACAATGGCACAGATGCAAGTTCGCTTGTGGCACAAGGCATGTCTATTATTAATACATTAAATAAAAAGCAAGGGTAA
- a CDS encoding PAS domain-containing hybrid sensor histidine kinase/response regulator, with protein sequence MVSKTELELEKEIQSLKSQLAEASFERDKYKKLFEASGDALSILDINTGKFTECNQAAVRLHGIESKSKFLTLTPADISPEYQPCGRASEELAMEHVSKSLTEGPQLFPWSHSNTQGETFPCLISLTAVQIQGKQLVVAIGRDISELHSAKEQLKKANTNIKRYKAAYQKEKMKFERFVNAAPIGIAVNSLKDGAFHYVNDEFSKMTGYSVDELNNIDYWKITPPKYQEEEQKQLINLKAQGRYGPYKKEYIHKSGHTFHVLLSGIKVTDDNNEDFIWSVIQDISRQKETEEQLKNARNQADSLALRMQLANNSAQIGVWEWDLVTSELIWDELMFKLYGISESQFTQVYDAWASAVHPDDIEFASAQLQAAIDGTGVYEPEFRVVHPNGEVRTIKASAEVIRSNGKAIKVVGVNYDVTEKIEAIRISETARLAAEHSSKAKSDFLANMSHEIRTPMNAILGGLQLLENANLEPDLGKVLANAVFSAKSLLTIINDILDYSKIESNKIELESTEISILDILDSVKYDLDALVSNKGIDFVISADDSFEDGWIGDLVRVKQIILNLASNAVKFTNKGEVKIIASCQSYNNEKAIYLSVQDSGIGMDEDAQKRIFERFSQADTSTTREYGGTGLGMSITVSLIKLMNGKINLFSEAGKGTTVNIILPLDKIKTQSKPVRTKSFTPPNLKHTRILIAEDNKINQILIKTMLKETNATAVVVDNGRLAIEALKEQAFDLVLMDIHMPFMDGVDAIKAIRNEGNPIPVIALTANVMVEDVKHYLEIGFDAHIAKPIELPILYGALASFVK encoded by the coding sequence ATGGTAAGTAAAACTGAGCTCGAATTAGAGAAAGAAATTCAAAGTCTGAAATCTCAATTAGCGGAAGCATCTTTTGAACGTGACAAGTATAAAAAGCTGTTCGAGGCGTCAGGCGACGCGCTATCCATTTTAGACATAAATACGGGTAAATTTACTGAATGTAATCAAGCAGCCGTTCGACTACATGGCATTGAAAGTAAAAGTAAATTTCTAACACTAACTCCTGCCGACATTTCCCCTGAATATCAACCATGCGGACGTGCTTCAGAAGAACTAGCTATGGAGCACGTAAGCAAATCTCTGACTGAAGGTCCTCAGCTTTTTCCGTGGAGCCACTCCAACACTCAAGGCGAAACGTTCCCTTGTCTAATATCATTGACGGCAGTGCAAATCCAAGGAAAGCAGCTCGTCGTAGCAATAGGAAGGGACATATCGGAACTACACAGCGCGAAAGAGCAACTGAAAAAAGCAAATACTAATATTAAGCGTTACAAAGCTGCGTATCAAAAAGAGAAAATGAAGTTTGAGCGCTTTGTCAACGCAGCTCCAATTGGTATCGCTGTCAATTCGTTGAAAGATGGGGCCTTCCACTATGTAAATGATGAGTTCAGTAAAATGACTGGATATTCAGTAGACGAACTAAACAATATTGATTACTGGAAGATAACACCTCCTAAATACCAAGAAGAAGAACAAAAACAACTTATTAACCTTAAGGCGCAAGGAAGGTACGGACCATATAAAAAGGAATATATCCATAAAAGCGGACATACCTTTCATGTCCTCCTATCTGGTATTAAAGTCACCGACGATAATAACGAAGATTTTATTTGGTCAGTCATTCAAGATATATCTCGTCAAAAAGAAACCGAGGAGCAACTTAAAAATGCGAGAAACCAAGCAGATTCTTTAGCGCTCAGAATGCAGCTTGCGAATAACTCTGCCCAAATCGGCGTTTGGGAGTGGGACTTAGTTACAAGTGAGCTCATCTGGGACGAGCTGATGTTTAAGCTCTATGGCATATCAGAATCACAATTTACACAAGTCTATGATGCTTGGGCGAGTGCCGTACACCCTGATGATATAGAATTTGCAAGTGCACAGCTGCAAGCTGCAATTGATGGTACCGGCGTTTATGAACCAGAGTTCAGAGTTGTACACCCAAACGGTGAAGTGAGAACAATTAAAGCCAGTGCAGAGGTTATTCGAAGCAATGGCAAAGCAATAAAAGTTGTTGGGGTAAATTATGATGTTACCGAAAAAATTGAAGCAATAAGAATATCTGAAACGGCTAGACTAGCAGCAGAACATTCCTCTAAAGCAAAAAGTGACTTCCTAGCCAATATGAGTCATGAAATTCGTACACCAATGAATGCTATTTTAGGGGGGTTACAATTGCTAGAAAACGCTAATTTAGAGCCCGATTTAGGGAAAGTTTTAGCTAACGCCGTATTTTCTGCCAAGAGTTTGCTTACAATCATCAACGATATCTTGGATTATTCAAAAATTGAATCCAATAAAATTGAGTTAGAAAGTACCGAAATTTCAATTTTAGATATTTTGGACTCTGTTAAATATGACCTAGATGCATTAGTCAGTAACAAAGGTATAGACTTTGTCATATCAGCAGATGATAGCTTCGAAGACGGATGGATTGGTGATTTAGTGCGCGTAAAGCAGATAATACTAAATTTAGCATCTAACGCTGTTAAATTCACCAACAAAGGGGAAGTTAAAATAATTGCCAGCTGCCAATCATATAACAATGAAAAAGCGATTTATTTAAGTGTTCAAGACTCTGGTATCGGAATGGATGAGGATGCGCAAAAACGTATTTTTGAGCGTTTTTCACAAGCTGACACATCAACTACTAGGGAATACGGTGGTACGGGACTGGGAATGTCAATTACTGTAAGTCTTATTAAGTTGATGAATGGAAAAATAAACTTATTTAGCGAAGCTGGTAAAGGAACTACAGTTAATATTATCCTACCGTTAGACAAGATAAAAACGCAATCTAAACCTGTACGCACAAAATCATTTACACCACCTAATCTAAAACACACTCGTATTTTGATTGCCGAAGACAATAAGATTAATCAAATTCTTATCAAAACAATGCTTAAAGAGACAAATGCAACAGCTGTCGTTGTCGACAATGGTCGGCTTGCAATCGAAGCTCTAAAAGAGCAGGCATTTGATTTAGTATTAATGGATATACACATGCCTTTTATGGATGGGGTTGACGCGATAAAAGCTATCAGAAATGAGGGAAATCCGATCCCTGTTATCGCTCTCACTGCGAACGTTATGGTTGAAGATGTTAAGCACTACTTAGAAATAGGCTTTGATGCGCATATAGCAAAACCAATTGAGCTGCCTATCTTGTATGGCGCTTTAGCAAGCTTTGTAAAATAG
- the arsH gene encoding arsenical resistance protein ArsH: protein MFQDNTLPNIDKSQFDIPALDKCLSTQKKHAPRILLLYGSLRERSFSRLVIEESARLLTHMGAEVKIFDPEGLPQTDTGDENHPKVQELRELMIWSEGQVWCSPERHGSITSVFKSQLDWIPLSIGAVRPTQGKTLAVMQVCGGSQSFNVVNQLRVLGRWMRMVTIPNQSSVAKAFLEFDENDRMKPSSYYNRIVDVMEELIKFTLLLRDNKDYFVNRYSERVESAEQLSQRVNQGDI from the coding sequence ATGTTTCAGGACAACACACTACCGAACATTGATAAATCACAGTTTGATATTCCAGCATTAGACAAGTGCCTTAGCACCCAAAAAAAACATGCTCCCCGCATACTTTTGCTATACGGTTCACTGCGAGAGCGTTCGTTTAGCCGCTTGGTTATTGAAGAGAGTGCTCGCCTGCTTACACACATGGGAGCCGAGGTAAAAATCTTTGATCCTGAAGGTCTACCACAAACTGACACAGGTGATGAGAATCATCCCAAGGTTCAAGAGCTTAGAGAGCTCATGATATGGTCAGAAGGACAAGTATGGTGTTCACCAGAACGGCATGGCTCAATCACAAGTGTTTTTAAAAGTCAGCTTGACTGGATCCCTCTGAGTATAGGTGCCGTACGCCCAACCCAGGGGAAAACATTAGCTGTTATGCAGGTATGCGGTGGCTCTCAGTCATTTAATGTGGTGAATCAGTTAAGGGTTCTTGGTCGTTGGATGCGCATGGTCACCATTCCTAACCAATCCAGCGTGGCAAAAGCCTTTCTTGAGTTTGATGAAAATGATCGGATGAAGCCATCTTCTTATTACAACCGAATTGTCGATGTAATGGAGGAGTTGATAAAGTTCACGTTATTACTTCGCGATAATAAGGACTACTTCGTCAACCGCTATTCAGAACGCGTTGAATCCGCAGAGCAATTAAGTCAGCGCGTTAACCAAGGTGATATCTAA
- a CDS encoding ABC transporter substrate-binding protein — translation MNKNGRREFLSKAGIGLALSAALIKAPYVFARNRTTLRVMGTHVTLQEPLRQRAMKELGIDIQFYPMGSAAVLQKAAANPAAFDLYEQWSDSINILWQAKAIQPIDIERLTHWHEINPLTKTGKLIPSAKVGAGDAPNKLLYVQDDGTLASDVTKKISFLPYVHNVDSFGYNTDFIKQGSPYESESWGWLLDESNAGKTAIVNAPTIGIFDLALAAQARGLASFKDIGNMTIDEIDKLFTILLIKKRKGHFSGFWTSVPQSVQFMLEKRVHIQSMFSPGVSACRGQGLPITYASPKEGYRAWHGVMCLSSQARGHVKDAAYDYMNWWLSGYPGAFIARQGYYISNPERSRPLMSEAEWDYWYDGKPAATILKGTDGKVVVNTGELRDGGSYVKRFSNIAVWNTVMENYDYSLDRWYELLNA, via the coding sequence ATGAATAAAAATGGAAGAAGAGAGTTTTTAAGCAAAGCGGGTATAGGGCTGGCGTTATCTGCTGCGCTCATTAAAGCTCCTTATGTGTTCGCAAGAAACAGGACAACCCTCCGTGTAATGGGGACACATGTCACGTTACAAGAGCCTCTGCGTCAGCGTGCGATGAAAGAGTTGGGAATCGATATTCAATTCTATCCAATGGGCAGTGCTGCAGTTCTGCAAAAAGCTGCTGCAAATCCTGCCGCATTTGACCTTTACGAACAGTGGTCAGATTCTATAAACATACTTTGGCAAGCAAAAGCGATTCAGCCTATAGATATTGAAAGGCTTACCCACTGGCATGAAATAAACCCACTTACAAAGACGGGGAAACTTATCCCCTCTGCTAAGGTGGGGGCAGGTGATGCACCCAACAAGCTGCTGTATGTTCAAGATGACGGGACGCTTGCAAGCGACGTAACAAAAAAAATTAGCTTTCTTCCGTACGTACACAATGTTGATTCCTTTGGTTACAACACCGATTTTATAAAACAGGGGAGCCCTTATGAAAGTGAGTCTTGGGGTTGGCTATTGGATGAATCTAATGCGGGAAAAACAGCAATAGTGAATGCACCTACAATAGGGATCTTTGATTTGGCGCTCGCCGCGCAAGCAAGGGGGCTGGCTTCTTTCAAAGATATTGGAAATATGACTATTGACGAAATAGACAAGCTTTTCACAATTTTATTAATAAAAAAGCGCAAAGGACACTTCTCAGGGTTTTGGACTTCGGTTCCACAATCGGTGCAATTTATGTTGGAGAAGAGAGTTCACATTCAAAGTATGTTTTCACCTGGGGTAAGTGCCTGCAGAGGGCAAGGGTTACCGATCACATATGCCTCACCAAAAGAGGGCTATAGGGCATGGCACGGTGTTATGTGCCTGTCATCTCAGGCTCGTGGCCATGTTAAAGATGCAGCTTACGACTATATGAATTGGTGGCTTTCAGGATACCCTGGCGCATTTATCGCTCGACAAGGATATTATATCTCAAACCCAGAGCGTAGCAGACCACTAATGTCTGAGGCTGAATGGGATTATTGGTATGACGGTAAGCCTGCAGCGACAATTTTAAAAGGTACAGATGGCAAAGTTGTTGTAAATACAGGAGAATTACGCGACGGTGGAAGTTATGTCAAACGCTTTTCTAACATAGCTGTATGGAATACCGTTATGGAAAATTATGATTATAGTTTAGATCGCTGGTACGAATTACTAAACGCATAA
- a CDS encoding hybrid sensor histidine kinase/response regulator, whose amino-acid sequence MPIFSIRSLSSKILLVLLAFAASLTAVYLFLSSHVEVVDNTLTSTLNVSKNSVSVLKINKEIVELQRDISVFSSSGSSAIYEKIVSNHAKITIKLTEIQAKVPSEEEKRLIDFLLEIVNRYGSNLSVLMQRYQERKHLLETQLPEVFTKAEAYLRPQLAGDDISQKKITIYQILDLWMTLYRDANLYLTQKDYKKKKAVFDGLAEIDRRLLISKELSDENVAKLQALSHRFRDVFNGSIQANRNYLTLVNVVMAGDAVEFSNLVDKLRADSLTRLDNIRNTAEAKILEFDRMIKSAMVVGILFLVFFVLFFHFHIIRSIKRLTKNFQHCIEGDLSDEIKDLDRKDEIGTLANAANQFKLLSEALIEAKRVAEYTSKIKSDFLANMSHEIRTPMNGILGMVRQLRNTGLNKNQMDMLELVDSSGKSLLVILNDILDLSKIEAGKIELESQPFEIEKLLYELEQTGKTLNKSSSAELTIMNTVPANLRVFDGDVIRLKQVLLNLLSNAIKFTEQGTVKLRVDLQKQDASNATLKFSVSDTGIGIPQDRIEKLFEAFSQADTSITRRFGGTGLGLTISNKLLDLMDSKLEVESRVGEGSTFSFTITLPVSKGVDKKEAPKYQKLSRNITENIEVLLVEDNKVNQIVTKSMLKDLGLVNITLAENGLEAVQLCEEQDFALILMDMQMPKMDGPTAAQHIRKLRNYPDIPIIALTANVLEQDKKRCFEVGMNAFISKPIDYQAFVEAISRAIEKPGVTHSPSQSGSA is encoded by the coding sequence ATGCCAATATTTTCAATAAGATCGCTTTCAAGCAAAATTCTACTGGTTTTGCTTGCTTTCGCTGCAAGTCTTACTGCTGTCTATCTATTTCTGAGCTCACACGTGGAGGTTGTTGATAATACGTTAACGAGCACGTTGAATGTATCTAAAAACTCAGTATCAGTACTTAAGATCAACAAAGAGATTGTTGAATTGCAGCGTGATATTTCTGTGTTCAGCAGTTCTGGTAGTTCCGCTATCTATGAAAAGATCGTGAGCAATCATGCGAAAATTACGATAAAGCTCACAGAAATACAGGCAAAGGTACCAAGTGAAGAAGAAAAGCGGCTTATAGATTTTCTGCTAGAAATTGTAAATAGGTATGGTAGTAACTTAAGTGTGCTTATGCAGCGTTATCAAGAAAGAAAGCATTTGCTTGAAACTCAGTTACCAGAGGTGTTTACAAAAGCTGAAGCTTATTTAAGACCACAGTTAGCTGGTGATGACATCAGTCAAAAGAAGATCACGATATATCAGATATTGGATTTATGGATGACACTTTACCGAGATGCAAATCTGTACTTAACACAGAAAGATTACAAGAAGAAAAAAGCAGTGTTTGATGGTTTGGCAGAGATAGATCGCAGGCTACTGATAAGTAAAGAGTTGAGTGATGAAAACGTGGCTAAATTACAGGCGTTATCCCACCGATTCCGCGATGTATTTAACGGCAGTATTCAAGCAAATAGAAACTATTTAACTTTAGTTAACGTTGTAATGGCTGGTGATGCAGTAGAGTTCTCAAATTTGGTAGATAAATTAAGAGCCGACTCCTTAACTAGGCTGGATAATATACGAAACACTGCAGAGGCAAAGATCTTAGAATTCGACAGAATGATAAAATCAGCGATGGTTGTGGGGATACTCTTTTTAGTATTTTTTGTTTTATTCTTTCACTTTCATATTATCCGTTCAATTAAGCGCCTTACTAAGAATTTTCAACATTGTATTGAAGGTGACTTATCGGATGAGATAAAGGATCTTGATCGAAAAGATGAAATTGGTACGTTAGCTAATGCTGCAAATCAGTTTAAATTGTTAAGTGAAGCGCTTATCGAAGCGAAGCGGGTCGCTGAATACACGTCGAAAATAAAATCTGATTTCTTAGCGAATATGAGCCATGAGATCCGCACACCAATGAATGGTATCTTAGGCATGGTAAGGCAGCTAAGAAACACGGGTCTGAACAAAAATCAAATGGACATGCTTGAACTGGTGGACTCTTCGGGAAAAAGTCTATTGGTTATCTTAAATGATATTCTTGATTTAAGTAAAATTGAGGCTGGAAAAATTGAGCTTGAGTCGCAACCATTTGAGATAGAGAAACTTTTATATGAACTTGAGCAGACAGGAAAAACGCTGAATAAGTCGTCTTCGGCGGAGCTAACAATCATGAATACGGTGCCTGCCAACTTACGTGTTTTTGATGGGGATGTCATCCGGCTTAAACAGGTGCTGCTCAATTTACTTAGTAATGCGATAAAGTTTACTGAGCAGGGAACAGTGAAGTTGCGAGTGGATCTTCAAAAGCAAGATGCAAGCAACGCAACATTAAAGTTTAGTGTAAGCGATACAGGTATAGGTATTCCACAAGACAGAATAGAAAAGCTATTTGAAGCGTTTTCCCAAGCCGATACATCAATAACTCGTCGATTTGGCGGTACTGGGTTAGGCCTAACCATTTCAAATAAGCTACTAGATTTAATGGACTCTAAACTGGAAGTGGAAAGTCGTGTGGGAGAGGGCTCAACGTTTAGCTTCACAATTACACTTCCAGTGTCAAAGGGAGTCGATAAAAAAGAGGCGCCTAAATATCAAAAACTTAGTCGTAATATTACTGAAAACATAGAAGTGCTTTTAGTCGAAGACAACAAGGTCAATCAAATTGTTACTAAGTCAATGTTAAAGGATTTAGGGCTGGTAAATATTACTCTTGCTGAAAATGGGCTTGAGGCTGTACAGCTTTGTGAAGAGCAGGACTTTGCGTTGATCTTAATGGACATGCAAATGCCAAAAATGGATGGTCCTACAGCTGCTCAACATATCCGTAAGTTAAGAAACTACCCAGATATTCCGATAATAGCATTGACTGCAAATGTACTTGAGCAGGACAAAAAACGATGTTTTGAAGTCGGAATGAACGCTTTTATATCAAAGCCTATTGATTACCAAGCGTTTGTAGAAGCAATATCTAGAGCGATAGAAAAGCCCGGAGTGACGCATTCCCCAAGTCAATCAGGCTCTGCTTAA
- a CDS encoding metalloregulator ArsR/SmtB family transcription factor encodes MNPLQFFKCLSDDTRLKSVLIINQLEEACVCDLMAGLELDQPKVSRHLAELRKCNILRDERRGKWVYYRLHEDLPLWAKEVINQTVAHNHSYFAEALAKLNASKAQASSC; translated from the coding sequence ATGAATCCGTTACAGTTTTTCAAATGCCTGTCCGATGACACCCGACTGAAATCAGTTCTAATTATCAATCAACTTGAAGAAGCATGTGTTTGCGACCTTATGGCAGGACTTGAGTTAGATCAGCCCAAAGTCTCACGCCACCTCGCAGAATTGCGAAAATGTAATATTTTACGGGATGAACGCCGAGGAAAATGGGTGTACTACCGGCTTCATGAAGATCTCCCCTTATGGGCAAAGGAGGTTATTAATCAAACCGTTGCACACAATCATAGTTATTTTGCTGAGGCGTTAGCAAAACTAAATGCATCAAAAGCTCAAGCATCGTCTTGTTAG